The region GCTCGAGCGAAGTCCCCATGATCCGGGCCAGCAGGTATGCAAGATCGCGCAGGCTCGTCTCTGTGCCGCTTGCGATGTTGAACACCTCGTCCGTGACAGTAGACTTAGCCGCCAGCACATTTGCCCGGGCGATATCGTGAACATGCACGAAGTCTAGCGTCTGCCTGTCATCGCCATAGATGATCGGCGGTAGGCCGGCCGCGATGCGTTCCATCCATCGGATCAGTACCTCCGTATAGAGACCGTGAACGTCCATGCGCGGGCCGTAGACGTTGAAATAGCGGAGCGCGACATAGTTGAGGCCGTGCATTTCGGCGAAGCTACGCAGCAGTCCCTCATTGAACGTCTTGGCGGCTCCATAAATCGTCCGGTTGTTGTAGGGATGATGGTCCTCGCTCGTCGGAAAGCTTTCGGCAAGCCCCAGCACCGAGGCAGAGGAAGCGGCAATCACCTTGCGAACCCCCGCCTTGACCGCCGTTTCGAGAACATTGAACGTGCCGCCCGCGAGGACGTCGAACGCTAGCCTCGGCTCCTCTGCGCATTGCGTGATGCGGATGGCCGCCTGGTGGAATACGATGTCGACACCTTCAAGAGATTTCGCCAGCAGCGCGCGATTCCTGATGTCGCCTTCAATAATCGTGAGCGGTCCGACGTTCGCCGCCTGGCTTAGGTTCTCCTTGCTTCCCCGTACGAAATTGTCGAGCACCACGATTTCCCGAGGCCGTTCGAGGGCCACGAGATCGGCAATGTGCGAGCCGATGAGACCGGCCCCGCCTGTGATCAGAATTCGCTTGTTCTTCATCGCCCGCCTCATTGTTCAGGGTTTTGCCGGGCCGGCGATTCCGTTCGCCAGCGCAGGAATTTCGCGGGCACGCCCGCAACGACCGCGAACGATTCGACATCGGAGACGACGACCGCGCCCGCGCCGACGAGCGCACCCTTGCCGATCGTCACGCCGGGCAGGACGGTCGCATTGGTTCCGATATCGGCCCATGCGCCGACGCGTACCGGCTTGATTTTGAGGTCGGTACTGATGATCGGCACATCGACCGGTACGCCGGTGTGATACGAGCCGAGAACCTTGGCGCCTGGACCCCAGCCTACGAAATCCTCGATCACCAGGTCACGCGCATCGAAATAGGCTTGCGGTCCGATCCAGACATTATCGCCGATCACGCAGGTCCCGTCGTAGCGGCCTTGGATGTAGGCCTGAGCACCGATGAACACCCCGTTGCCGATCTCGAACGTTTCCGGGTGCTTGAAGCCGGCTCCGCTTCCCACTTGCAAGCCACACCCGCAAGCGCGCGCGACACATTGCCAGATTACCTTGCGCATCATTGCGTCGACGAACCCGTCTCCACTCGAAAAGCGACCATAGAGCTCGATCAAGGCCGCGGCGCCGTATAATCGTCTGAGCTCCGTGACCAGGTCGCGCACATAGCTCGGATCGGCGGGTGTGTCGCCGCGACCGTGCACCGCTTGTACGACCCGGTCAGTCGGTGCGCGGTCAGTTGACATAGGCGTCCTGCTCCACTGCAGAAACTACCTGCTCGACCTGTCTCGTGCTCATCTCCGGATAAATGGGGAGCGAAAGAACCGATCGGGCAGCCGCTTCCGATCTCGGGAAATCGCCGACTTTATAGCCGAGGTCGGAGTGTGCCTTTTGCAAATGTACCGGAATAGGATAATGCAGACCCCACTGAATGCTTTCAGTGGAGAGCGCACGCTGCAGTCCGTCACGATCACGGCACCTAAGAGCGTAGATGTGATAAACGTGACGCCGCTCGGCGACTTCGACGGGCGTCTTCACGTGTGACAATCCGGCGAGCCGGGAAGTATAACGGCTAGCACGAGCCCGTCGCGTCTCAGTCCAGGCTTCGAGATGCCTGAGCTTCACGCGCAGAATCGCACCCTGGATGCCATCCATCCGATAGTTGAAGCCTTTGAGCACATGGTGATATCGCTGCTCTTGGCCCCAGTCACGCAACATGCGCATCGTTCTGGCATGATCATTATTGCTGGTGACGACAACGCCTCCCTCGCCGCAACCGCCGAGGTTCTTTCCCGGATAGAAGCTAAAACAGCCCGATACGCCGATGCTCCCGGCGCGGCGACCCTTGTATTCGGCGCCATGCGCCTGACAGGCATCCTCAATGATCGGCACGCCGTACCGATCGGCAATGACCTTGATCGCGTCCATGTCGGCCATTTGCCCATAAAGATGGACTGGCACCATCGCCTTGGTGCGTGGCGTGATCGCAGCCTCGAGCTTCGTGGCATCCATGGTCAGCGTCACTGGCTCGACGTCGACGAAGACCGGCCGCGCGCCGGTGTAACAGATTGCCGATGTGGTGGCGACGAAGGTGAAAGGAACGGTGATGACTTCATCTCCTGGGCCGACGCCCGCCGCAAGCAGCGCCAAATGGAGGGCACTTGTGCCCGTGTTGACGGCGATCGCGTGCTTCACGCTGCAATAGGCCGCAAATTCCTGTTCCAGGCGCGCAACTTCATCACCCAGGACGTATTGCCCTGAAGCGAGCACGCCCAATGCGGCCGCATTGATCTCATCCTTGATCGAGTGATATTGCGCCTTCAAGTCGAGGAAGGGAATCATGCGATCCGCCTCGCCTGTTCCAACTCGATGACACGCCCCCGCTGGGCGAGGGCCTGGGACGCGGCTTCGAGGATCCGAACGACGCGCAAACCGGCGTGACCGTCGGCAATAGGCTGCTCACTTCGTTCGATACAGTCGACGAATTGGCGCAATTCACGGGCCAATGCTTCGGTCACATCGAGATGAGGCGCATACATATCGCCGGTGCGATAGCCCACCAGCATCTGGTAGACCTTTTCGCCGTTCCGCTGTGGATCGCCGTTCAGCGTTATCCCCTTGTCATAGACCTTGATCTTCTCGCTGGGCTCCAGATCATCGTAGAGGATCATCGTTCTGCTGCCGCCGATGAGCGTACGGCGCACCTTGACCGGAGCGAGCCAGTTGACATGAATGTGGGCAATCAGCCTGCTGTCGAAGAAGAGATTGAGATAGGCGATGTTTTCCGGCTCGCCGGTGATATGACTCATGCCCGTGGCGGAGACGGCTACCGGCCGTTCCGGCAACACGTAGTCCATAATCGACAGGTCGTGCACGGCAAGATCCCAGATGACGCTGACGTCGTGCTGGAAAAGGCCAAGATTGACCCGGACCGAGTCGTAGTAATAGACATCGCCAAGACCGTTTTCGACGAGGTCCCGCATCTTCCGGACGGCGCCCGTGTGCACGAACGTATGGTCGACCGCGAGCACGAGACGTCGCCGCGCCGCTTCTTCGACCATACGCCGTGCCTCGTCCGACGTCGCCGCCATCGGCTTTTCGACGAGCACATGCTTTCCAGCCATCAGCGCCTTCATCGCAAGCTTGAAGTGCGCGGCAGGGGGGGTCGCGATCGCGACGGCATCGACGCGCGAATCGCGAAGAACCTCTTCGAACTCGTCGGTAATCTGGACCGCCGGGTAGCGGCTCTGGACTGCCGTCAGACGATCCTTGCGCAGGTCGCAGACGGAGATGAGGCGCGCACCCGGCGTCTCCCAGAAGTTGCGGACGAGGTTTGGGCCCCAGTAACCATAACCGACGACTGCGACACCGATCATTTTACGCCCCCGCTGAAATAACTCCGAATGCCCCATCCGTGACGCGTCCGATGATCCTGGCTGGTACACCGGCAACGATCGCATAGCTTGGCACGTCCTTGGTCACCACCGCGCCGGCGCCGACTTGCGCGGCCTCTCCGATCGTGACGCCCGCGAGAATGGTGGCGTTGCTGCCTATGGAGGCCCGACACTTGACCAGTGTCGGGACGACCTTCCAATCGACTTCCGACTGAAGCCCTCCGACAGGATTGACCGCCCGCGGATAGATATCGTTGGTGAACATGACGCCATGTCCGAGGAAGACGCCATCCTCGAGCGTCACGCCCTCGCAGATGAAGGAATGGCTGGAAATCTTGCAGTTTCTTCCGACCGCGACGTTCTTCTGAATTTCGACAAAGGTTCCGATGCGCGTGCCGGCGCCGAGCGTGCAACCATAAAGATTGACGAGGTCCGGATGATGGACAACGACTCCTTCATGCAGCGTGACATCGGACGCAATCATGCCGGCAAGCCCCTATCTTCTTCGTAGCGGCGGCTGAACTCGAATGAACCTGATCGGCACCCCTTCGTCTTCTCATCGGGGCAAAATGCCGAGCGTTCCAAGCTCAAAGGAATTCCTTTTCAATCGTGCAGTAAAGAAAACAATATTAAGTATTTAAGCGATCGAAAGAGGTATCCGGCTGCGCAGGAATGATGATTTGCGCTGCAACCCCGTTCGTCGCGCCGGATTAGAGCTTGGCTCTAGCCCATCGTAGCCACTTACGTTCGCCACACGGACGTAACTCTTTTGCCCGGTGCATAACCGGCAGGCGCCGACGCAGACGCCCGCCTATAGCAGACTCCGAGGCAGTCGGGGGTATTCGGAGTAGCAAATCTCCTTCATTCGTCGGCGCAGCAGCTCCGACATTTAGGTATGTGGCTCGGGCACAGATCGCCGAATACACTGGCTATCGCAATTGGGACGAAAAGACGCGAGCTGAAATGATGTATCGGGCGGCGTTTGGCTTATCTGCAGTGCGCGCAACCGCGCTGCGGCAACTCATGGCTGCAAAAAGAGCTTGGAAGAGCCGGATGCGCGTCACCATCGGGCAAGAGCCTTCGGCAAGACCAGCCATCTACTTTCTCACTCCTGACTTCCAAGAGCCCTCCGGTGGTATCAGGGTAATATACCGTCATGTCGATATACTGAATTCCGCGGGGACGAACGCGTTTGTGCTGCATCAGCGCCGAGGGTTCCGGTGTACGTGGTTCGAAAATCAAACGCGTATTGCACATGTCGGAGATACGAGGGTGCTGCGGGGAGATTTTCTCGTCATCCCGGAGGTGTGCGTCGACATCCTGGACCATCTCTCCCCAGGCACCGAATTCATAATATTCAACCAGAATGTGCACTTGACCTGGACAGCGTCGCACGACATTGCACGGCATTACGCGCCAGGCGGCGGTTTGATGGGCATCATCGCAGTCTCTGAACACAATCAACATGCGCTCCGCTATGCCTTTGGGCATGTTGATGTTTGCAGAGTGCACGTCGGCATCGACTCCGGTATATTTCACTCGGTCGAGGGCCCTCGACCAAACCGCATCGCATATATGCCGCGAAAGATGCCGGAGGATGCGAACAGAGTATTAGAACTTATTCGGGGGCGCGGCTTGCTAGAGGGTTGGGACATAGTGCGGCTAGATCGAATTCCCCAGGCTGAAGTTGCCGCGCAATTGCGGACTACGAAAATTTTCCTAGCCTTATCATACCAGGAGGGTCTTGGACTCCCACCCGCCGAAGCGATGGCCTGCGGGAACTATGTGGTCGGTTACCATGGTTTTGGGGGGAAAGAATTCTTTCGCTCGGATTTCAGTGGGATCGTCGAGACGGGTGACATCCTAGGATTCGCACAAGCAATCGAATACGCAATAGCGCACGAGAACGCACATCCGGGCTGGTGCCAAACCCGCGGCGACAGGGCATCCAAGTTCATTCTTTCAGAATATTCTCTTAAACGCGAGCGCGAAGAAGTGAAGCAGATTTATGCACGATTACTTAAGGCGAGCGACTAGGTATTATCGGGTTTCGATACGCGCGGCACTATTCGACTGTTCGTCTGCGCCCATCAAACCATCTACAATGCGCCTGCAAACATCTTGCCACCTTGACGTCGCCGACCGAGCCAGAGCTCTCGCTCCCATTGAACTTGCTTCCTCTCCATCGCAGAGCCGAAGCATTGCCTCGACCAATGAATCACGGTCGTAAGGATCAACGCGTATTGAACCGTCGCATAACAGCTCACCGCCCCCCCCACGTGTTGTAGCTATTACAGGTAATCCACAGGATGCAGCCTCGAGATAGGCGATCGGGGAAGGATCGAAAAGGCTGGGTAGGACGAAAGCTGTTGACTGAGCAAACAATTGGTCGAGTATTTTCTGCCCCCTTGGATCCTCCCGCGCGAGAAAACCATACCCTGTCACTCCAGCTTGTCTCAACGGTGGATGTTTTCCCACAACTGCGAGGGTGGCCCGCGGAAACTTTTCATGGACCCTTGCGAACGCATCTAGAACCGCAGCACCATTCTTGCGCTTCCAATCAACGCCCACGAATAAAAAACGGGGGTTTTCAAAGCTGCGCTTAATCTCGGGGTTCGATCGAGGCCTATGCCCCATCCCAACCACCCGAACTCGCTCGGGCGGAACCCCAAAGTCCTGGACCACTGATTTCCTTGCCCATTCAGTGCTCACACACGCTATCGTGGCTCTGCGACACGCGGTTTCTTGTAACCTCACCCAGGCATCGACCTTTGAGGACGGAAGGCCGAGGCTGCTTAGGTCCGAATCGGGATATCGCAGGAACAGTGCAAATGTTCCGTCATCGTATGTGGCGATCGGCGTGTGCCGTCCCCGCATTGCCGCTGCAAGGTCGTAGGTATCTGTGCCCATTGCAATAATGCCATCCAGATTTCCCGCATTTTCTATGGCCGTTGCGATTCTTAGCGACCGAGCCTTCATAACGGCTG is a window of Sinorhizobium numidicum DNA encoding:
- a CDS encoding glycosyltransferase family 4 protein; the encoded protein is MVVPIGCTLPLRQKMAAALHSRLPGSRVTAHRTPAVMKARSLRIATAIENAGNLDGIIAMGTDTYDLAAAMRGRHTPIATYDDGTFALFLRYPDSDLSSLGLPSSKVDAWVRLQETACRRATIACVSTEWARKSVVQDFGVPPERVRVVGMGHRPRSNPEIKRSFENPRFLFVGVDWKRKNGAAVLDAFARVHEKFPRATLAVVGKHPPLRQAGVTGYGFLAREDPRGQKILDQLFAQSTAFVLPSLFDPSPIAYLEAASCGLPVIATTRGGGGELLCDGSIRVDPYDRDSLVEAMLRLCDGEEASSMGARALARSATSRWQDVCRRIVDGLMGADEQSNSAARIETR
- a CDS encoding DegT/DnrJ/EryC1/StrS family aminotransferase, with the translated sequence MIPFLDLKAQYHSIKDEINAAALGVLASGQYVLGDEVARLEQEFAAYCSVKHAIAVNTGTSALHLALLAAGVGPGDEVITVPFTFVATTSAICYTGARPVFVDVEPVTLTMDATKLEAAITPRTKAMVPVHLYGQMADMDAIKVIADRYGVPIIEDACQAHGAEYKGRRAGSIGVSGCFSFYPGKNLGGCGEGGVVVTSNNDHARTMRMLRDWGQEQRYHHVLKGFNYRMDGIQGAILRVKLRHLEAWTETRRARASRYTSRLAGLSHVKTPVEVAERRHVYHIYALRCRDRDGLQRALSTESIQWGLHYPIPVHLQKAHSDLGYKVGDFPRSEAAARSVLSLPIYPEMSTRQVEQVVSAVEQDAYVN
- a CDS encoding glycosyltransferase, yielding MMYRAAFGLSAVRATALRQLMAAKRAWKSRMRVTIGQEPSARPAIYFLTPDFQEPSGGIRVIYRHVDILNSAGTNAFVLHQRRGFRCTWFENQTRIAHVGDTRVLRGDFLVIPEVCVDILDHLSPGTEFIIFNQNVHLTWTASHDIARHYAPGGGLMGIIAVSEHNQHALRYAFGHVDVCRVHVGIDSGIFHSVEGPRPNRIAYMPRKMPEDANRVLELIRGRGLLEGWDIVRLDRIPQAEVAAQLRTTKIFLALSYQEGLGLPPAEAMACGNYVVGYHGFGGKEFFRSDFSGIVETGDILGFAQAIEYAIAHENAHPGWCQTRGDRASKFILSEYSLKREREEVKQIYARLLKASD
- a CDS encoding acyltransferase; translated protein: MIASDVTLHEGVVVHHPDLVNLYGCTLGAGTRIGTFVEIQKNVAVGRNCKISSHSFICEGVTLEDGVFLGHGVMFTNDIYPRAVNPVGGLQSEVDWKVVPTLVKCRASIGSNATILAGVTIGEAAQVGAGAVVTKDVPSYAIVAGVPARIIGRVTDGAFGVISAGA
- a CDS encoding Gfo/Idh/MocA family protein, which gives rise to MIGVAVVGYGYWGPNLVRNFWETPGARLISVCDLRKDRLTAVQSRYPAVQITDEFEEVLRDSRVDAVAIATPPAAHFKLAMKALMAGKHVLVEKPMAATSDEARRMVEEAARRRLVLAVDHTFVHTGAVRKMRDLVENGLGDVYYYDSVRVNLGLFQHDVSVIWDLAVHDLSIMDYVLPERPVAVSATGMSHITGEPENIAYLNLFFDSRLIAHIHVNWLAPVKVRRTLIGGSRTMILYDDLEPSEKIKVYDKGITLNGDPQRNGEKVYQMLVGYRTGDMYAPHLDVTEALARELRQFVDCIERSEQPIADGHAGLRVVRILEAASQALAQRGRVIELEQARRIA
- a CDS encoding acyltransferase, with protein sequence MSTDRAPTDRVVQAVHGRGDTPADPSYVRDLVTELRRLYGAAALIELYGRFSSGDGFVDAMMRKVIWQCVARACGCGLQVGSGAGFKHPETFEIGNGVFIGAQAYIQGRYDGTCVIGDNVWIGPQAYFDARDLVIEDFVGWGPGAKVLGSYHTGVPVDVPIISTDLKIKPVRVGAWADIGTNATVLPGVTIGKGALVGAGAVVVSDVESFAVVAGVPAKFLRWRTESPARQNPEQ
- a CDS encoding NAD-dependent epimerase/dehydratase family protein, giving the protein MKNKRILITGGAGLIGSHIADLVALERPREIVVLDNFVRGSKENLSQAANVGPLTIIEGDIRNRALLAKSLEGVDIVFHQAAIRITQCAEEPRLAFDVLAGGTFNVLETAVKAGVRKVIAASSASVLGLAESFPTSEDHHPYNNRTIYGAAKTFNEGLLRSFAEMHGLNYVALRYFNVYGPRMDVHGLYTEVLIRWMERIAAGLPPIIYGDDRQTLDFVHVHDIARANVLAAKSTVTDEVFNIASGTETSLRDLAYLLARIMGTSLEPQLEPARKVNAVTRRLADMSKAERLLGFRTEITLEEGLRDLVVWWRRERAVSGGEAA